One Pseudonocardia sediminis DNA window includes the following coding sequences:
- a CDS encoding M56 family metallopeptidase → MTVAVTLLLGAAIVALAAPRVLRATAARAADPVTVIVGWFLAIAGVLATTVVGLLLTTFPRGAVDTPLAHLVRRPWWYAVANAPDLLVYRIAGWVAPVLLVLLAGRLAVVAVREVVRARRQVGATLEVLRVLAETDRCPAGGPPTLWLRSDRVAAFSYGGHGGAVVLTDGLRARLAEDGVAAVVAHERAHVRGRHHLLIAVAEVLARAFPAVRLLAEAPAALREQVELAADLSAVRHCGPDAVRNALMVLTGAGTPERALAMARDAVDVRLRRLAGAARTPSATARVTRCGLLGTAFAATPVLAASALLLSLSVLTAAAAALT, encoded by the coding sequence ATGACCGTCGCCGTGACCCTGCTGCTGGGCGCCGCGATCGTCGCCCTCGCCGCCCCGCGCGTGCTGCGGGCGACCGCCGCTCGCGCGGCCGACCCGGTCACCGTGATCGTGGGCTGGTTCCTGGCCATCGCCGGAGTACTGGCGACGACCGTCGTCGGGCTCCTGCTCACGACGTTCCCGCGCGGCGCGGTCGACACCCCGCTGGCGCACCTGGTGCGCCGCCCCTGGTGGTACGCCGTGGCGAACGCGCCGGACCTGCTCGTCTACCGCATCGCGGGCTGGGTGGCGCCGGTGCTCCTGGTGCTGCTGGCCGGGCGGCTGGCCGTCGTCGCGGTCCGCGAGGTGGTGCGCGCCCGCCGTCAGGTCGGCGCCACGCTCGAGGTGCTGCGCGTGCTGGCCGAGACCGACCGCTGCCCGGCGGGTGGCCCGCCGACGCTGTGGCTGCGCTCGGACCGGGTGGCCGCGTTCAGCTACGGCGGCCACGGCGGCGCGGTCGTGCTGACCGACGGCCTGCGCGCCCGGCTGGCCGAGGACGGCGTGGCCGCGGTGGTCGCGCACGAGCGGGCGCACGTCCGCGGACGGCACCACCTGCTGATCGCCGTCGCCGAGGTGCTGGCACGAGCCTTCCCGGCCGTGCGCCTGCTGGCCGAGGCCCCGGCGGCGCTGCGTGAGCAGGTCGAGCTGGCCGCGGACCTGAGCGCGGTGCGCCACTGTGGCCCGGACGCCGTCCGGAACGCGCTGATGGTGCTCACCGGAGCCGGTACCCCGGAGCGGGCGCTGGCGATGGCCCGCGACGCCGTCGACGTCCGGCTGCGCCGCCTCGCCGGGGCGGCGCGGACCCCGTCGGCGACGGCCCGGGTCACCCGCTGCGGCCTGCTCGGCACGGCGTTCGCCGCGACGCCGGTGCTGGCCGCCAGCGCCCTGCTGCTGTCGCTGTCGGTGCTGACCGCCGCGGCCGCCGCCCTCACCTGA
- a CDS encoding class I SAM-dependent methyltransferase encodes MPVPTATQCRSCGDSDGEVVLDLGRQPSWDRMPWADVPLPDPEFDLQMWFCRSCSLAQLRCDADGVDEMFAVEPRAVAEQSDRSIARLDAEGLVGPGRTVAEFGSPHGESWLARLAGRGMDALGDGDADRPADLVVDFYGLLHEPDQEAALSARVAALAPGGTLAMQMLSLGTVLVERQWYDLRHGHHAYWSLPALDAALRRHGLGVHRVFWYPMSGGTVLVTARRDPEPDAATLRLIEAERAAGVTDAAALRGLQRAAADAHELRDWLVAEHDAGRTVAAYGAASRSVPLICHAGLHSGLLRMVGDASPTKQGRRMPGTDIPVVTPDELVAARPDRVLLFLAELADEVRDSVPGIESAGGQWVLLDPAPRVLELSPAS; translated from the coding sequence ATGCCGGTTCCCACGGCGACGCAGTGCCGGTCGTGCGGCGATTCCGACGGCGAGGTCGTCCTGGATCTGGGCCGCCAGCCGTCCTGGGACAGGATGCCGTGGGCCGACGTACCGCTCCCGGACCCCGAGTTCGACCTGCAGATGTGGTTCTGCCGGTCCTGCTCGCTCGCCCAGCTGCGGTGCGACGCCGACGGCGTCGACGAGATGTTCGCCGTCGAGCCGCGTGCCGTCGCCGAGCAGAGCGACCGCTCGATCGCGCGCCTGGACGCCGAGGGTCTCGTCGGGCCGGGGCGGACCGTCGCCGAGTTCGGCAGCCCGCACGGGGAGTCGTGGTTGGCCCGCCTCGCCGGGCGGGGGATGGACGCGCTCGGGGACGGGGACGCCGACCGGCCGGCGGACCTCGTCGTCGACTTCTACGGGCTGCTGCACGAGCCCGACCAGGAGGCGGCCCTGAGCGCCCGGGTGGCCGCGCTCGCCCCCGGCGGCACGCTGGCGATGCAGATGCTGTCGCTGGGCACGGTCCTCGTCGAACGGCAGTGGTACGACCTGCGGCACGGGCACCACGCCTACTGGTCGCTGCCGGCGCTGGACGCCGCGCTGCGCCGACACGGGCTCGGTGTGCACCGGGTGTTCTGGTACCCGATGTCCGGCGGCACGGTGCTGGTCACGGCCCGGCGCGATCCGGAGCCCGACGCGGCCACGCTGCGCCTGATCGAGGCCGAGCGGGCGGCGGGGGTGACCGACGCGGCCGCCCTGCGGGGGCTGCAGCGCGCCGCCGCGGACGCGCACGAGCTGCGGGACTGGCTCGTCGCCGAGCACGACGCGGGCCGGACGGTGGCCGCCTACGGCGCGGCGTCGCGCTCGGTCCCGCTGATCTGTCACGCCGGTCTGCACTCCGGTCTGCTGCGCATGGTCGGGGACGCCTCGCCCACCAAGCAGGGACGCCGGATGCCCGGCACCGACATCCCGGTGGTCACGCCGGACGAGCTCGTCGCCGCCCGCCCGGACCGGGTCCTGCTGTTCCTGGCCGAGCTCGCGGACGAGGTGCGCGACAGCGTCCCCGGGATCGAATCGGCTGGGGGGCAATGGGTGTTGCTGGATCCGGCACCCCGGGTCCTCGAGCTCAGCCCCGCATCGTGA
- a CDS encoding dTDP-4-dehydrorhamnose 3,5-epimerase family protein, giving the protein MQVHRTVIDGVVQFVPAPHADDDDFHTATLDAAIAAAHGVDTGRFVQDSQSRSVQGVIRGMHGRLGAGESKLVRCAHGAMHDIVIDARPGSPTFGRVASFLLDDTDMRQLYIPAGCLHGFQALTPTVDTCYRIDTPHDPSEDVSVRFDDPDLGIRWPLPVGTMSEKDLAAGSWTELCARLDVDPRRRTDALGLTSW; this is encoded by the coding sequence ATGCAGGTTCACCGGACGGTCATCGACGGTGTCGTGCAGTTCGTGCCGGCCCCGCACGCCGATGACGACGACTTCCACACCGCCACCCTCGACGCCGCGATCGCGGCGGCGCACGGCGTCGACACCGGCCGGTTCGTCCAGGACTCGCAGTCCCGCTCGGTGCAGGGCGTCATCCGCGGCATGCACGGCCGCCTCGGCGCCGGCGAGTCCAAGCTCGTCCGCTGCGCGCACGGCGCGATGCACGACATCGTCATCGACGCCCGCCCCGGCTCGCCGACGTTCGGCCGCGTCGCCTCGTTCCTCCTCGACGACACCGACATGCGCCAGCTCTACATCCCGGCCGGCTGCCTGCACGGCTTCCAGGCGCTGACCCCGACCGTGGACACCTGCTACCGGATCGACACCCCGCACGACCCGAGCGAGGACGTCTCCGTCCGGTTTGACGACCCGGACCTCGGCATCCGCTGGCCGCTGCCGGTCGGGACGATGAGCGAGAAGGATCTCGCCGCGGGCAGCTGGACCGAACTCTGCGCCCGTCTGGACGTCGACCCCCGCCGCCGGACGGACGCGCTGGGCCTCACGAGCTGGTAG